The Coffea arabica cultivar ET-39 chromosome 4e, Coffea Arabica ET-39 HiFi, whole genome shotgun sequence genome includes a window with the following:
- the LOC113741135 gene encoding monodehydroascorbate reductase 4, peroxisomal-like yields MQSSNTSVYAVGDVAAFLVKMFAETRRLEHVDSARKSARHAVAAIMEPEKTGEFDYLPFFYSRVFTLSWQFYGDNAGEVIHFGDFSGKTFGAYWINKGHLVGSFLEGGTKEQYEAIAKATRLKPAIEDLGELERQGLGFALTASQKPSSSSPPLVAGSSNLVIEKPLHAWYATAGVIVAASVATFAYWYGRRRRSKTGCDCFRNSDNSVLPPGHMAQRLRGRPYVAGFLTDQGSIRAHCIAHPDSPGKAVWCCRLPSDLV; encoded by the exons ATGCAATCGAGCAACACTTCAGTCTATGCAGTTGGGGATGTTGCCGCTTTTCTAGTAAAAATGTTTGCTGAAACACGCAGACTTGAGCATGTAGATTCTGCGAGGAAGTCAGCAAGGCATGCTGTTGCTGCTATCATGGAGCCAGAAAAGACGGGTGAATTCGACTACCTGCCATTCTTCTACTCCCGCGTCTTCACATTGTCTTGGCAGTTTTATGGAGACAACGCAGGGGAAGTAATTCATTTTGGGGATTTCTCGGGAAAGACTTTTGGGGCTTATTGGATTAATAAGGGTCATCTTGTTGGTTCTTTTCTGGAGGGTGGAACCAAAGAGCAGTACGAAGCTATAGCCAAGGCCACGAGGCTTAAACCGGCAATTGAAGACCTGGGTGAGCTTGAGAGGCAGGGACTGGGATTTGCTTTGACAGCAAGCCAGAaaccatcatcatcatcacctCCTCTTGTTGCTGGCAGTTCTAATCTCGTCATCGAGAAACCATTACACGCTTGGTACGCAACTGCGGGTGTGATTGTGGCTGCATCAGTAGCAACCTTTGCATACTGGTATGGCAGGAGGCGACGAAGCAAAACAGGCTGCGATTGCTTCAGGAATTCGGACAATTCG gtgttgcCCCCGGGGCATATGGCGCAGCGGTTGAGGGGTCGGCCTTATGTTGCTGGTTTCCTCACTGACCAGGGTTCGATTCGTGCCCACTGCATCGCACATCCTGACTCGCCCGGGAAAGCTGTATGGTGTTGTCGGCTTCCCTCCGATTTGGTGTGA
- the LOC140006150 gene encoding uncharacterized protein isoform X1 translates to MVVFKEVAFSNEKYLLITDSDGDSGDKGTKLLVHPPIQGSYSGKWPSHQYPELKNWSLDLPQDDGTKVHSLKSLIHHKEPRTTPFQTLGRRIIDGDAHWGPSLRLSGAFSYIENYWEWLEDILGRNKQELRENCLFDALYASLFTYDRNLHVLRAFCEAWCPDTNTLHTSVGELSLSLWDLHKLGGLPIIGGIYEEVIPCAEELTGVNEKKLRHIPQSCEYLFAALHHLQRGESNKAGVSADQWINFWFKGKTRYSKPKQRRIKRASRAQATQNPDGEIGQPRKFSSQDNGVFNTIGVKLHLREESYLAAFISCWLCVFVLPDEDPHYIRPSTFKMASMMAAGRKTCLAVPVLLSIYRGLDKISNSATPGCARAAFPVHYVYAWLASYFSTHYSTPNTMPGPTMTNYSGEGGARYFDENSARDLIHQGDKVTWGITSLVKNRNELFIDDGKLANLELSYFVSACSNYLVLHAEGDFLVEPYSPYRFARQFGFYQVPPQELGADVRSTNYDLSRILWRTAIRSKTESKILFPSYPLNASKHTSSGFQTWWSTVHDDYLLKGRDTLIKSIQSSGEQKRSKGKELANLNNLSKVDNSLEMKQKTVRNEKEILKSSNNKVATLEDLTPNEQFSKGTSVRLPSKIVKAIDHDSCNSHEEKRSEPFDEEDEQSTSTDQHWKRKKSKVMTFPLDDIGLDPKELFKDIPDISVPGISRVNILDDQDLIFIDDGEPSQISVEGPTAFELLAKQVISSTQQMGASENSKKAVEDGNVIQQITPQKVEHMTPSAQKKLKIFDPPSWPRAPRVSEFCPQNVISTCRRDYIQMLWNNLRVMISQTALERMPALEMKANEIIEEMQSFNAADISNLQGLLKAFFANAARYVAVKSSLSNKIPAESYDELLSTATQHLRDAQSKERQQAEKISTHMLKLKEIDREEVELRKRLEFLDTHRKETLSLLREEQDDLTRVQGVMVDLQNEVRKIENSPPLLAEESQTLDKMQALLESNQKELSLFEF, encoded by the exons ATGGTGGTGTTCAAGGAAGTCGCTTTTTcaaacgaaaagtatctccttATCACTGACAGCGATGGTGACTCCGGTGACAAAGGAACGAAATTATTAGTGCATCCCCCTATACAAGGAAGTTACTCAGGTAAGTGGCCTTCTCACCAGTACCCAGAGTTAAAGAATTGGTCACTCGACCTTCCTCAAGATGATGGCACGAAGGTTCACTCCTTGAAATCCCTTATTCATCATAAGGAGCCAAGGACAACTCCTTTTCAGACCCTTGGCAGGCGGATCATAGATGGAGATGCACATTGGGGTCCTTCCTTGAGACTCAGTGGTGCATTCAGTTACATCGAGAATTATTGGGAGTGGTTGGAGGATATTCTCGGCAGGAACAAACAAGAACTCCGTGAAAATTGCTTGTTTGATGCCTTATATGCTTCGCTTTTCACATATGATAGGAACCTCCATGTACTTAGAGCATTCTGCGAGGCGTGGTGTCCGGACACTAATACCTTGCATACATCTGTTGGAGAACTGTCTCTTTCACTTTGGGACTTGCACAAGTTGGGGGGACTTCCAATCATCGGGGGTATCTATGAAGAGGTAATCCCATGCGCGGAGGAGCTAACTGGGGttaatgaaaagaaattaaggCATATTCCACAAAGTTGTGAGTATCTGTTCGCAGCCTTACATCATCTCCAACGTGGGGAATCCAACAAAGCTGGAGTTTCTGCTGACCAGTGgattaatttctggtttaaaggCAAAACCAGGTACTCAAAGCCAAAGCAGAGAAGGATAAAGAGGGCATCTCGTGCTCAAGCAACCCAAAATCCGGATGGCGAAATTGGACAACCGCGcaaattttcaagtcaagaCAATGGTGTATTTAATACCATAGGAGTTAAACTTCACTTGCGAGAAGAGAGTTATCTTGCAGCATTTATATCTTGCTGGCTCTGTGTCTTTGTTTTACCAGATGAGGACCCCCACTATATTAGACCATCAACTTTCAAAATGGCTAGTATGATGGCTGCCGGTCGTAAGACTTGCCTTGCTGTTCCTGTCCTGCTAAGCATATACCGTGGGCTtgataaaatttcaaactcaGCTACCCCAGGATGTGCACGTGCGGCTTTTCCGGTGCACTACGTATATGCTTGGTTAGCGAGTTATTTCTCTACCCATTATTCGACTCCAAATACCATGCCTGGACCTACCATGACCAACTATTCTGGAGAGGGTGGCGCACGATACTTTGATGAAAATAGTGCTCGCGACCTCATTCATCAGGGAGATAAAGTAACTTGGGGAATCACTTCTCTTGTGAAGAATCGCAATGAACTCTTTATTGACGATGGCAAACTAGCAAATCTCGAACTAAGTTATTTTGTAAGCGCCtgctcaaattacttagttttgcaTGCTGAAGGGGATTTCCTTGTTGAGCCATATAGTCCATATAGATTCGCGCGACAATTCGGGTTTTATCAAGTTCCTCCACAGGAACTCGGGGCAGATGTGCGTTCCACAAATTATGACTTGAGTCGAATACTCTGGCGCACTGCTATTCGTAGTAAAACAGAGTCAAAGATACTTTTTCCTAGCTATCCCTTGAATGCTAGCAAGCACACATCTTCAGGCTTTCAAACATGGTGGTCTACGGTACATGATGATTACCTCCTCAAAGGGCGTGATACTTTGATTAAGAGTATCCAATCAAGTGGGGAGCAGAAGAGGTCAAAAGGGAAGGAACTTGCAAATCTGAACAATCTCTCCAAGGTTGACAACAGTCTTGAGATGAAGCAAAAGACTGTGAGAAACGagaaggaaattttgaagaGTTCAAACAACAAGGTTGCTACCCTTGAGGACCTTACCCCTAATGAACAATTTTCGAAGGGTACTTCAGTTCGTCTTCCCTCAAAAATTGTGAAAGCCATTGATCATGATTCTTGCAATTCACATGAGGAGAAGAGGAGCGAGCCTTTTGATGAGGAGGATGAGCAATCCACTAGCACGGACCAGCATTGGAAGCGCAAGAAGTCCAAGGTAATGACTTTCCCTTTGGATGATATTGGTTTAGATCCTAAGGAACTCTTTAAAGACATTCCGGATATATCTGTGCCTGGTATAAGCCGTGTCAATATT TTGGATGATCAAGActtgatcttcattgatgatggaGAACCAAGTCAAATATCGGTTGAAGGACCTACTGCATTTGAACTTTTGGCCAAACAAGTGATCAGTTCTACCCAACAAATGGGTGCTAGTGAGAATTCCAAAAAGGCAGTAGAGGATGGAAATGTGATTCAGCAAATCACGCCACAGAAGGTGGAACATATGACTCCATCGGCCcaaaagaaactcaaaattttcgaTCCACCATCGTGGCCAAGGGCACCTCGAGTATCTGAATTTTGCCCCCAAAATGTGATCTCAACATGCCGTCGAGACTATATCCAAATGTTGTGGAATAACTTGAGGGTGATGATATCTCAAACAGCCTTAGAGCGCATGCCTGCACTTGAAATGAAAGCCAACGAAATCATAGAGGAAATGCAAAGCTTCAATGCCGCGGATATCTCAAATTTGCAAGGCCTTTTAAAGGCTTTCTTTGCAAATGCAGCTCGTTACGTTGCAGTGAAATCTTCTCTCTCAAATAAAATTCCAGCTGAATCATATGATGAGTTGCTTTCTACGGCTACCCAACATCTTAGAGACGCTCAGAGTAAGGAGAGACAACAGGCAGAGAAGATCTCAACACACATGTTGAAGCTTAAGGAGATTGATCGCGAGGAAGTAGAGTTGAGGAAGCGACTTGAGTTCTTGGATACTCACAGGAAGGAGACGCTTTCACTGCTACGAGAAGAGCAAGATGATCTTACCCGAGTGCAAGGCGTGATGGTCGACTTACAAAATGAAGTTCGAAAGATCGAGAATTCCCCGCCCCTACTTGCTGAGGAGAGTCAAACTTTGGACAAGATGCAAGCGTTACTTGAAAGCAACCAAAAGGAGCTGTCGTTATTTGAATTCTAG
- the LOC140006150 gene encoding uncharacterized protein isoform X2 translates to MVVFKEVAFSNEKYLLITDSDGDSGDKGTKLLVHPPIQGSYSGKWPSHQYPELKNWSLDLPQDDGTKVHSLKSLIHHKEPRTTPFQTLGRRIIDGDAHWGPSLRLSGAFSYIENYWEWLEDILGRNKQELRENCLFDALYASLFTYDRNLHVLRAFCEAWCPDTNTLHTSVGELSLSLWDLHKLGGLPIIGGIYEEVIPCAEELTGVNEKKLRHIPQSCEYLFAALHHLQRGESNKAGVSADQWINFWFKGKTRYSKPKQRRIKRASRAQATQNPDGEIGQPRKFSSQDNGVFNTIGVKLHLREESYLAAFISCWLCVFVLPDEDPHYIRPSTFKMASMMAAGRKTCLAVPVLLSIYRGLDKISNSATPGCARAAFPVHYVYAWLASYFSTHYSTPNTMPGPTMTNYSGEGGARYFDENSARDLIHQGDKVTWGITSLVKNRNELFIDDGKLANLELSYFVSACSNYLVLHAEGDFLVEPYSPYRFARQFGFYQVPPQELGADVRSTNYDLSRILWRTAIRSKTESKILFPSYPLNASKHTSSGFQTWWSTVHDDYLLKGRDTLIKSIQSSGEQKRSKGKELANLNNLSKVDNSLEMKQKTVRNEKEILKSSNNKVATLEDLTPNEQFSKGTSVRLPSKIVKAIDHDSCNSHEEKRSEPFDEEDEQSTSTDQHWKRKKSKLDDQDLIFIDDGEPSQISVEGPTAFELLAKQVISSTQQMGASENSKKAVEDGNVIQQITPQKVEHMTPSAQKKLKIFDPPSWPRAPRVSEFCPQNVISTCRRDYIQMLWNNLRVMISQTALERMPALEMKANEIIEEMQSFNAADISNLQGLLKAFFANAARYVAVKSSLSNKIPAESYDELLSTATQHLRDAQSKERQQAEKISTHMLKLKEIDREEVELRKRLEFLDTHRKETLSLLREEQDDLTRVQGVMVDLQNEVRKIENSPPLLAEESQTLDKMQALLESNQKELSLFEF, encoded by the exons ATGGTGGTGTTCAAGGAAGTCGCTTTTTcaaacgaaaagtatctccttATCACTGACAGCGATGGTGACTCCGGTGACAAAGGAACGAAATTATTAGTGCATCCCCCTATACAAGGAAGTTACTCAGGTAAGTGGCCTTCTCACCAGTACCCAGAGTTAAAGAATTGGTCACTCGACCTTCCTCAAGATGATGGCACGAAGGTTCACTCCTTGAAATCCCTTATTCATCATAAGGAGCCAAGGACAACTCCTTTTCAGACCCTTGGCAGGCGGATCATAGATGGAGATGCACATTGGGGTCCTTCCTTGAGACTCAGTGGTGCATTCAGTTACATCGAGAATTATTGGGAGTGGTTGGAGGATATTCTCGGCAGGAACAAACAAGAACTCCGTGAAAATTGCTTGTTTGATGCCTTATATGCTTCGCTTTTCACATATGATAGGAACCTCCATGTACTTAGAGCATTCTGCGAGGCGTGGTGTCCGGACACTAATACCTTGCATACATCTGTTGGAGAACTGTCTCTTTCACTTTGGGACTTGCACAAGTTGGGGGGACTTCCAATCATCGGGGGTATCTATGAAGAGGTAATCCCATGCGCGGAGGAGCTAACTGGGGttaatgaaaagaaattaaggCATATTCCACAAAGTTGTGAGTATCTGTTCGCAGCCTTACATCATCTCCAACGTGGGGAATCCAACAAAGCTGGAGTTTCTGCTGACCAGTGgattaatttctggtttaaaggCAAAACCAGGTACTCAAAGCCAAAGCAGAGAAGGATAAAGAGGGCATCTCGTGCTCAAGCAACCCAAAATCCGGATGGCGAAATTGGACAACCGCGcaaattttcaagtcaagaCAATGGTGTATTTAATACCATAGGAGTTAAACTTCACTTGCGAGAAGAGAGTTATCTTGCAGCATTTATATCTTGCTGGCTCTGTGTCTTTGTTTTACCAGATGAGGACCCCCACTATATTAGACCATCAACTTTCAAAATGGCTAGTATGATGGCTGCCGGTCGTAAGACTTGCCTTGCTGTTCCTGTCCTGCTAAGCATATACCGTGGGCTtgataaaatttcaaactcaGCTACCCCAGGATGTGCACGTGCGGCTTTTCCGGTGCACTACGTATATGCTTGGTTAGCGAGTTATTTCTCTACCCATTATTCGACTCCAAATACCATGCCTGGACCTACCATGACCAACTATTCTGGAGAGGGTGGCGCACGATACTTTGATGAAAATAGTGCTCGCGACCTCATTCATCAGGGAGATAAAGTAACTTGGGGAATCACTTCTCTTGTGAAGAATCGCAATGAACTCTTTATTGACGATGGCAAACTAGCAAATCTCGAACTAAGTTATTTTGTAAGCGCCtgctcaaattacttagttttgcaTGCTGAAGGGGATTTCCTTGTTGAGCCATATAGTCCATATAGATTCGCGCGACAATTCGGGTTTTATCAAGTTCCTCCACAGGAACTCGGGGCAGATGTGCGTTCCACAAATTATGACTTGAGTCGAATACTCTGGCGCACTGCTATTCGTAGTAAAACAGAGTCAAAGATACTTTTTCCTAGCTATCCCTTGAATGCTAGCAAGCACACATCTTCAGGCTTTCAAACATGGTGGTCTACGGTACATGATGATTACCTCCTCAAAGGGCGTGATACTTTGATTAAGAGTATCCAATCAAGTGGGGAGCAGAAGAGGTCAAAAGGGAAGGAACTTGCAAATCTGAACAATCTCTCCAAGGTTGACAACAGTCTTGAGATGAAGCAAAAGACTGTGAGAAACGagaaggaaattttgaagaGTTCAAACAACAAGGTTGCTACCCTTGAGGACCTTACCCCTAATGAACAATTTTCGAAGGGTACTTCAGTTCGTCTTCCCTCAAAAATTGTGAAAGCCATTGATCATGATTCTTGCAATTCACATGAGGAGAAGAGGAGCGAGCCTTTTGATGAGGAGGATGAGCAATCCACTAGCACGGACCAGCATTGGAAGCGCAAGAAGTCCAAG TTGGATGATCAAGActtgatcttcattgatgatggaGAACCAAGTCAAATATCGGTTGAAGGACCTACTGCATTTGAACTTTTGGCCAAACAAGTGATCAGTTCTACCCAACAAATGGGTGCTAGTGAGAATTCCAAAAAGGCAGTAGAGGATGGAAATGTGATTCAGCAAATCACGCCACAGAAGGTGGAACATATGACTCCATCGGCCcaaaagaaactcaaaattttcgaTCCACCATCGTGGCCAAGGGCACCTCGAGTATCTGAATTTTGCCCCCAAAATGTGATCTCAACATGCCGTCGAGACTATATCCAAATGTTGTGGAATAACTTGAGGGTGATGATATCTCAAACAGCCTTAGAGCGCATGCCTGCACTTGAAATGAAAGCCAACGAAATCATAGAGGAAATGCAAAGCTTCAATGCCGCGGATATCTCAAATTTGCAAGGCCTTTTAAAGGCTTTCTTTGCAAATGCAGCTCGTTACGTTGCAGTGAAATCTTCTCTCTCAAATAAAATTCCAGCTGAATCATATGATGAGTTGCTTTCTACGGCTACCCAACATCTTAGAGACGCTCAGAGTAAGGAGAGACAACAGGCAGAGAAGATCTCAACACACATGTTGAAGCTTAAGGAGATTGATCGCGAGGAAGTAGAGTTGAGGAAGCGACTTGAGTTCTTGGATACTCACAGGAAGGAGACGCTTTCACTGCTACGAGAAGAGCAAGATGATCTTACCCGAGTGCAAGGCGTGATGGTCGACTTACAAAATGAAGTTCGAAAGATCGAGAATTCCCCGCCCCTACTTGCTGAGGAGAGTCAAACTTTGGACAAGATGCAAGCGTTACTTGAAAGCAACCAAAAGGAGCTGTCGTTATTTGAATTCTAG